From Pontibacter actiniarum, a single genomic window includes:
- the kbl gene encoding glycine C-acetyltransferase, whose amino-acid sequence MYETLKPDLEQQLAEIKEAGLYKQERIITTPQGADIDTTKMQHVLNFCANNYLGLSAHPKVIEAAKAAIDTHGYGMSSVRFICGTQDIHKELERKISEFLGTEDTILYAAAFDANGGVFEPLFDAESAIISDTLNHASIIDGIRLCKAQRFRYNHNDMADLEAKLQEAQGAKHRVIVTDGAFSMDGTVAQLDKIVELADKYNAVLLVDDSHSTGFMGKTGRGTHEYHNVMGKVDIITGTLGKALGGAMGGFTSGRKEIIDMLRQRSRPYLFSNSLAPSIVGASIAVLDTLSATTELRDKLEWNTKYFREQITRAGFDIKPGDHPIVPVMLYDAPLAQEFAARMLEKGIYVIGFYYPVVPKGQARIRVQLSAVHDKEHIDKCINAFVEVGKELGVIK is encoded by the coding sequence ATGTACGAAACGCTAAAACCAGATTTAGAACAGCAGCTTGCCGAGATAAAAGAGGCAGGTTTGTATAAGCAGGAACGCATTATCACTACGCCACAAGGCGCTGACATCGACACAACCAAGATGCAGCACGTGCTTAACTTCTGCGCCAACAACTACCTGGGCCTCTCGGCTCACCCAAAGGTGATTGAGGCAGCCAAGGCAGCCATCGATACGCACGGCTACGGCATGAGCTCGGTACGCTTTATCTGCGGCACCCAGGACATCCATAAAGAGCTGGAGCGTAAGATATCTGAGTTCCTGGGTACGGAAGACACCATCCTGTATGCGGCTGCGTTTGACGCCAACGGCGGTGTGTTCGAGCCTTTGTTCGATGCGGAGTCGGCCATTATCTCAGATACCCTGAACCACGCCTCCATCATCGACGGCATTCGCCTGTGCAAAGCGCAGCGTTTCCGCTACAACCATAACGACATGGCTGACCTGGAGGCAAAGCTGCAGGAGGCACAGGGTGCCAAACACCGCGTAATCGTGACCGACGGCGCCTTCTCGATGGACGGTACCGTAGCGCAGCTGGATAAGATTGTGGAACTGGCCGACAAGTATAACGCCGTGCTGTTGGTGGATGACTCGCACTCTACAGGCTTTATGGGCAAAACCGGCCGTGGCACGCACGAGTACCACAACGTGATGGGCAAGGTAGACATCATCACAGGCACACTGGGCAAAGCACTCGGTGGTGCCATGGGAGGCTTTACCTCTGGCCGTAAAGAGATCATTGACATGCTGCGCCAGCGTTCGCGCCCGTACCTGTTCTCTAACTCACTGGCTCCGTCTATTGTAGGCGCCTCTATTGCTGTGCTCGACACCCTGAGCGCTACCACAGAGCTACGCGACAAGCTGGAGTGGAACACCAAATACTTCCGGGAGCAGATCACACGCGCCGGCTTCGACATTAAGCCGGGCGACCACCCGATTGTTCCGGTGATGCTGTACGACGCGCCGTTGGCGCAGGAGTTTGCCGCCCGCATGCTGGAGAAAGGCATTTACGTAATCGGTTTCTACTACCCGGTAGTGCCAAAAGGCCAGGCGCGCATCCGTGTGCAGCTGTCCGCCGTGCACGACAAGGAGCACATCGATAAGTGTATCAACGCTTTCGTGGAAGTAGGCAAAGAACTCGGCGTGATCAAATAG
- the cdaA gene encoding diadenylate cyclase CdaA has product MIFLFSIGFLEIELLDIIDILLVTVLLYQLYKLLTGSVALKIFLGLLSIYLLYLVVRAAGMELLSIILGQFMGVGVLAAIIVFQPEIRRFLLLIGKTTSLNHDRFWGFPWRREQSEKLSLTPFIEAAKTLAGKNTGALIVFTKSSELKYYAESGDLIDAVISKRLLMSIFNKNSPLHDGAVIISGSRIKAARCILPVSENQEIPASMGLRHRAAIGLTEITDSVVLVVSEETGQIALVRNGEVYRNLSSADLRVKLNQFLFDTDQKPAAAVSEKSVSAA; this is encoded by the coding sequence TTGATCTTTTTATTCAGCATAGGTTTTTTAGAGATTGAGCTGCTCGATATCATCGATATCCTGCTCGTGACGGTGCTGCTGTACCAGCTGTACAAGCTGCTGACCGGCAGTGTGGCGCTGAAGATCTTCCTGGGTCTGCTCTCTATTTACCTGCTGTACCTGGTGGTGCGCGCCGCCGGCATGGAGCTGCTGAGTATCATCCTGGGGCAGTTCATGGGCGTGGGGGTGCTGGCCGCCATCATTGTGTTCCAGCCCGAGATCCGGCGCTTCCTGCTGCTGATCGGCAAAACTACCTCGCTGAACCACGACCGCTTCTGGGGCTTTCCGTGGCGCCGCGAGCAGAGCGAGAAGCTTAGCCTGACGCCTTTTATAGAGGCAGCCAAGACGCTGGCGGGCAAAAACACCGGAGCGCTCATTGTGTTCACCAAGAGCTCTGAGCTGAAATACTACGCCGAGTCCGGCGACCTGATTGATGCCGTGATCTCCAAGCGCCTGCTCATGTCGATCTTCAACAAGAACAGCCCGCTGCACGATGGGGCCGTGATTATTTCGGGGAGCCGTATCAAAGCCGCCCGCTGTATCCTTCCGGTGTCAGAGAACCAGGAAATACCGGCCTCTATGGGGCTGCGCCACCGCGCGGCCATTGGTTTGACGGAGATCACAGACAGTGTGGTGCTGGTCGTTTCTGAGGAAACGGGGCAGATTGCCCTGGTCCGCAACGGCGAAGTGTACCGCAACCTCTCCTCTGCTGACCTGCGCGTAAAGCTGAACCAGTTCCTGTTCGATACCGACCAGAAACCCGCCGCCGCTGTTTCAGAAAAGTCTGTTAGCGCCGCTTAG
- the folP gene encoding dihydropteroate synthase has translation MPTLEAKDTLFKKKTTLNCRGKLLSLETPLVMGILNLTPDSFYPGSRLGSPAEAVQKAGQMLADGADILDIGGYSSRPGAVDISAQEEQDRVVPAIEAVLQHFPEAVISVDTFRADVAEASIAAGAAIINDIGGGLLDEAMFETVARLQVPYILMHMRGTPQSMAGLAQYDDLVVEVLDELQVQVGKLQQLGVKDIVLDPGFGFAKTVEHNYELLRRMDDFRIFGLPILAGLSRKSMVYKSLGINQADALTGTIAVNTVALMKGADILRVHDVKEAKQTVILLEKTKL, from the coding sequence ATGCCAACATTGGAAGCGAAAGATACGCTTTTTAAGAAAAAAACCACACTAAACTGCCGCGGAAAGCTCCTCTCGCTGGAGACACCGTTGGTTATGGGCATTCTAAACCTAACCCCTGATTCCTTTTACCCCGGCAGCCGCCTGGGCTCCCCCGCGGAGGCTGTGCAGAAGGCCGGGCAAATGCTGGCCGACGGTGCCGACATACTGGATATCGGAGGGTACAGTAGCCGGCCGGGCGCTGTGGACATTTCGGCGCAGGAGGAGCAGGACCGCGTTGTCCCGGCCATAGAAGCCGTGCTGCAGCACTTCCCCGAGGCGGTTATTTCCGTAGACACTTTCAGGGCCGATGTGGCCGAGGCAAGTATAGCCGCCGGTGCCGCCATCATCAACGACATTGGCGGAGGCTTGCTGGACGAGGCGATGTTCGAAACGGTGGCGAGGCTGCAGGTGCCTTACATCCTCATGCACATGCGCGGCACGCCGCAAAGCATGGCTGGCCTGGCGCAGTACGACGACCTGGTGGTGGAGGTGTTGGACGAGCTACAGGTGCAGGTAGGCAAGCTGCAGCAGCTAGGCGTGAAGGACATTGTGCTGGACCCCGGCTTCGGATTTGCCAAAACCGTGGAACATAACTATGAATTGCTTCGCCGTATGGATGATTTCCGTATCTTCGGCTTGCCCATACTTGCCGGGCTCTCGCGCAAATCCATGGTGTACAAATCGCTGGGCATTAACCAGGCCGATGCCCTGACGGGTACAATAGCCGTGAACACCGTAGCGTTGATGAAGGGTGCCGACATCCTGCGGGTGCACGACGTAAAAGAAGCTAAGCAAACAGTAATACTTTTAGAGAAAACAAAACTTTGA
- a CDS encoding DUF1599 domain-containing protein gives MISQTLQEYNQVVQRCKDTFVKKTKDYGTAWRVLRLPSITDQIFIKAQRIRSIQEKGKQLVEDDINGEFAGIINYCVIALMQLHLPADAPMSLSASEVEQQYTHHIEENIKLLNAKNHDYGEAWRDMRVSSITDIILMKLYRTKQIEDNEGQTLISEGVEANYRDMINYAVFALIKSGFAVQAK, from the coding sequence TTGATTAGTCAAACACTGCAGGAATATAATCAGGTAGTACAGCGTTGCAAGGATACTTTCGTGAAGAAGACGAAAGACTACGGCACCGCCTGGCGGGTGCTGCGGCTGCCTTCCATCACCGACCAAATCTTTATCAAGGCCCAGCGCATCCGCTCCATCCAGGAGAAGGGCAAGCAGCTGGTGGAGGACGATATCAACGGGGAGTTTGCCGGCATTATCAACTACTGCGTTATCGCCCTGATGCAGCTGCACCTACCAGCCGACGCGCCGATGAGCCTGTCTGCCAGCGAGGTGGAGCAGCAGTACACCCACCACATCGAGGAAAACATCAAGCTGCTCAACGCCAAGAACCACGACTACGGCGAGGCCTGGCGCGACATGCGCGTGAGCTCCATCACCGACATTATCCTGATGAAGCTTTACCGCACCAAACAGATCGAGGATAACGAGGGCCAGACGCTGATTTCAGAGGGTGTGGAGGCCAACTACCGCGACATGATCAACTACGCGGTGTTTGCGCTGATCAAGTCAGGCTTTGCTGTGCAGGCAAAGTAA
- a CDS encoding BT_3928 family protein, giving the protein MKFISKFCWLFVGVLFIFSGLIKINDPVGTAIKLEEYFEVFSTDIAPFFKSFEPYSLFLSIFLSSAEIVLGVALLVRFRLKLVLWLLLIMIVFFTFLTFYSAWFNKVTDCGCFGDAIVLTPWESFTKDVVLLVMILILLFTQRYLPPFMRPASGAVITIITAALSVAVGWYAYEHLPYIDFRAYKEGNNIPALMKPSAPLRYKYIMTKNGEEEEFEEYPTDQTYTFKEMVAVNPEDGPKITDFNVWNDEGDFTQEVLSGQKLLIIVQSVAKAEQKNFESINKLVKAAEAAGITPMVVTSSSAQDFEVFRHEVNLAAPYYFGDGTVLKTIIRSNPGLLLLQDGTVMGKWHHNDTPEIEEVKELLAPEEK; this is encoded by the coding sequence ATGAAGTTCATAAGCAAGTTTTGCTGGCTGTTTGTAGGCGTGCTGTTCATCTTTTCGGGCCTCATTAAGATAAACGACCCGGTAGGCACAGCTATCAAGCTGGAAGAATACTTTGAGGTGTTCTCCACTGACATCGCTCCCTTTTTCAAAAGCTTTGAGCCCTACTCCCTGTTCCTGTCCATCTTCCTGAGTTCGGCGGAGATTGTGCTGGGGGTAGCCCTGCTGGTGCGGTTCAGGCTGAAGCTGGTGCTGTGGCTGCTCCTCATCATGATCGTGTTCTTCACCTTCCTTACCTTCTACTCGGCCTGGTTTAACAAGGTAACCGACTGCGGCTGCTTCGGCGACGCCATTGTGCTCACGCCGTGGGAGTCTTTCACCAAGGATGTGGTGCTGCTGGTCATGATCCTGATCCTGCTTTTCACACAGCGGTACCTGCCGCCGTTCATGCGCCCGGCCTCCGGCGCGGTTATCACCATTATCACCGCGGCCCTGTCTGTGGCGGTGGGCTGGTATGCCTATGAGCACCTGCCCTACATCGACTTCCGCGCTTACAAAGAAGGCAACAACATCCCGGCGCTCATGAAACCCTCTGCCCCGCTCCGCTACAAGTACATCATGACTAAAAACGGCGAGGAGGAGGAGTTTGAGGAGTACCCGACCGACCAGACCTATACCTTTAAGGAAATGGTAGCCGTTAACCCGGAGGATGGCCCTAAGATCACGGACTTTAACGTCTGGAACGACGAGGGCGACTTTACCCAGGAGGTCCTGAGCGGCCAAAAGCTGCTGATCATCGTTCAGAGTGTGGCCAAAGCAGAGCAAAAGAACTTCGAAAGTATAAACAAGCTTGTAAAGGCTGCCGAGGCTGCCGGTATCACCCCAATGGTTGTCACCAGCAGCAGCGCGCAGGATTTTGAGGTGTTCCGGCATGAGGTTAACCTGGCTGCGCCCTACTATTTCGGCGACGGCACCGTCCTGAAAACCATCATCCGCTCCAACCCGGGCTTGCTACTGCTGCAGGATGGCACCGTTATGGGCAAATGGCACCACAACGACACGCCGGAGATAGAAGAGGTGAAAGAGTTGCTGGCGCCGGAGGAGAAATAG
- a CDS encoding shikimate kinase — protein MLVFLVGMMGCGKTTLGRQLAQRLGYTFLDLDEHIVRQQGQPISQIFAQQGQERFRELEREALQEVVQLHQEAVIATGGGAPCFFDNMAFINRHGASFFIDVPVDELARRLIAQGQEERPLLAGKRADELKSYLAETLTHRRQFYERASHTLPGATVGVDAVLRLLNL, from the coding sequence ATGCTCGTCTTTTTGGTTGGCATGATGGGCTGCGGCAAAACCACGCTGGGCCGGCAGCTTGCGCAGCGCCTCGGGTACACCTTCCTGGACCTGGACGAGCACATTGTGCGGCAGCAGGGGCAGCCCATTTCGCAGATTTTCGCCCAGCAAGGCCAGGAGCGTTTCCGGGAGCTGGAGCGGGAGGCCCTGCAGGAAGTGGTGCAGCTGCACCAGGAGGCGGTTATCGCTACCGGAGGCGGCGCGCCCTGCTTTTTCGACAACATGGCTTTCATAAACCGCCACGGCGCAAGCTTTTTTATAGATGTGCCGGTAGATGAGCTGGCGCGAAGGCTGATAGCCCAGGGGCAGGAAGAGCGGCCGCTATTGGCGGGCAAGCGTGCCGATGAGCTGAAATCGTACCTTGCCGAAACATTAACCCACCGGAGGCAGTTCTACGAGCGCGCGAGCCATACTTTACCCGGGGCAACGGTGGGTGTGGATGCCGTGTTACGGCTTCTTAACCTATAG
- a CDS encoding sterol desaturase family protein: MKPNHKGSAQLFKNPVLEKMTRTHIAIPITIFLVIATGLIYYGITHSFISILEAVGFFFLGWFIFTLIEYLAHRYVFHMDTSTPSKARFQYLVHGNHHDYPKDKKRLAMPPVVSILYASAFFFIFKVIFGTFVFGVVAGVLFGYAMYLLVHYVVHAYPPPKNFLKQLWINHSIHHYKDHEKAFGVSSPLWDYILGTMPKRSR, translated from the coding sequence ATGAAACCTAATCATAAAGGAAGCGCACAGCTCTTTAAGAACCCGGTTCTGGAGAAAATGACCAGAACGCACATTGCCATACCGATTACGATATTCCTGGTGATAGCCACCGGGCTGATCTACTATGGCATCACCCACAGCTTTATCAGCATACTGGAGGCCGTTGGCTTTTTCTTCCTGGGCTGGTTTATATTTACACTGATCGAGTACCTGGCGCACCGCTACGTGTTCCACATGGACACCAGCACGCCCTCAAAGGCTCGTTTTCAGTACCTGGTTCACGGTAACCACCACGATTACCCGAAAGACAAGAAGCGCCTGGCAATGCCGCCGGTGGTAAGTATACTTTATGCCTCTGCCTTCTTCTTTATTTTTAAGGTGATCTTCGGCACGTTTGTGTTCGGCGTTGTGGCCGGTGTGTTGTTCGGCTACGCGATGTACCTGCTGGTGCACTATGTCGTGCATGCCTACCCGCCACCGAAAAACTTCCTGAAGCAGCTGTGGATCAACCATAGCATCCACCACTACAAAGACCATGAGAAGGCATTCGGCGTGTCGTCGCCACTCTGGGACTACATCCTGGGCACCATGCCGAAACGATCCAGATAA
- a CDS encoding tyrosine-type recombinase/integrase: protein MIKPHISVYLDTRRAKANNLYPVKLRVYVSNGKQRTQKLFPLGMDLTIEAFERSYNAVKPRNEDKELKLKLLAKEQRAVEVADGLSVFTFEKFERELFREKQSANDAAYHYKEYIKDLQKKGKIATVSNYDLSLKSLLEFVNSKGKGGATSIFFDSITVDFLHGYERWMLSKEKSRTTVGIYLRPLRAIFNNAIEAGDIHKDLYPFGKRKYQIPAGRNVKKAFGKEQLGMLFRFDVLIPEQIKARDFWFFSYTCSGINIKDIANLKYSNLQNDSLVFSRAKTIDTTKANHKSIVVALSEFPISVIDKYGNPDKSPSNYIFPILAKGMSPEEQDRCVKKFTRFINQHIKNLAKAAGLTGDISTYWARHSFATNAIRNGASMEMIQESLGHNDLKTTLNYWGGFEDAVKREIADKLMEF from the coding sequence ATGATAAAGCCTCATATCAGCGTTTACCTAGACACAAGGAGAGCAAAAGCAAACAACTTATACCCCGTTAAGCTAAGGGTGTATGTAAGCAACGGAAAGCAGCGCACGCAGAAGCTTTTCCCGCTCGGCATGGATTTGACCATTGAAGCATTTGAACGCTCCTACAACGCTGTAAAGCCCCGGAATGAGGACAAGGAGCTTAAGCTAAAATTATTGGCAAAGGAACAACGAGCTGTTGAGGTAGCAGATGGTTTAAGTGTGTTTACCTTTGAGAAATTTGAGCGCGAACTGTTTAGGGAGAAGCAGTCTGCCAATGATGCGGCATATCATTATAAAGAGTATATAAAAGACCTGCAGAAGAAAGGTAAGATTGCCACGGTTTCCAACTATGATCTAAGCTTAAAGAGTCTGCTAGAGTTTGTGAATTCTAAAGGCAAGGGCGGTGCTACAAGTATATTTTTCGACAGCATTACAGTTGACTTCCTGCACGGGTATGAACGTTGGATGCTGTCTAAGGAAAAGAGCCGTACAACAGTGGGTATTTATTTGCGGCCTCTAAGAGCGATCTTTAATAACGCCATAGAAGCAGGAGATATACACAAAGACCTGTACCCTTTCGGTAAGCGCAAGTATCAGATACCTGCAGGGCGGAATGTAAAGAAAGCATTTGGCAAGGAACAACTAGGCATGCTCTTTAGATTTGATGTGTTGATCCCTGAGCAGATAAAAGCCAGAGACTTTTGGTTTTTCAGCTATACCTGCAGCGGTATAAACATCAAGGATATTGCCAATCTAAAGTATAGCAACTTACAAAATGATAGTCTAGTGTTTAGTAGAGCGAAAACCATAGACACAACAAAGGCCAATCATAAATCTATAGTGGTTGCTCTGTCAGAGTTTCCAATCTCAGTAATAGACAAGTACGGCAATCCGGATAAGAGCCCAAGTAATTATATATTCCCGATTCTGGCCAAGGGGATGAGCCCAGAGGAGCAGGACCGGTGCGTTAAAAAATTTACCCGCTTCATCAATCAGCATATTAAGAACCTCGCAAAAGCGGCAGGGTTAACAGGTGATATCTCCACTTATTGGGCACGTCATTCCTTTGCTACCAATGCAATACGTAACGGCGCTAGCATGGAAATGATACAGGAGAGCTTAGGGCACAACGACCTGAAAACTACCCTTAACTATTGGGGCGGCTTTGAAGACGCTGTAAAGCGTGAGATTGCAGATAAATTAATGGAGTTTTAG
- a CDS encoding helix-turn-helix domain-containing protein: MGNPFETIDARLSNIEALLLDLFSSRFSQGSNDTAAEKLMTVREAAELLSLAVPTIYALAQRREIPHSKKGKRLYFSKSELTEWVQAGRIKTACEVVAEAEAELAAAGKRG, from the coding sequence ATGGGAAATCCTTTTGAAACTATCGATGCGAGGCTGAGCAATATTGAGGCGCTATTACTTGACTTGTTTAGCAGCAGGTTTAGCCAAGGTTCTAACGACACCGCAGCTGAAAAACTGATGACAGTAAGAGAAGCCGCTGAACTCCTGTCATTAGCAGTCCCTACCATATACGCTCTAGCTCAACGCCGCGAAATACCTCATAGCAAAAAGGGCAAACGCCTGTACTTTTCTAAATCTGAACTAACAGAATGGGTGCAGGCCGGCAGAATCAAAACTGCATGCGAAGTAGTAGCAGAAGCTGAGGCCGAACTAGCTGCAGCAGGAAAGAGGGGGTAA